A region from the Kribbella shirazensis genome encodes:
- a CDS encoding RDD family protein: MSSQAAGWYDDPEDPSQQRYWDGNAWTDQRRPQQGPPPFQGQFGQPRPADAPRYGQSAQHGQVFGGAQPSQPQYGQQGQPQYGQQQPQHGQQGQPQYGQNQPQYGQQSQPQYGQPGPPQYGQRIEPEPPQYGQRVPQQGGYQPYPQGGYQPHPQAGQGFGYPGQRLNTTPDGRQLSGWWRRVFAKIIDSIIVWIIGLPLTGYFYYQYSQSLVDYFVDTMRAAEAGTPASTATLPPEVYKWMIPATLIGFAVSFAYEYLFLTKKGATPGKMALNIRVHYVPAVLTHGTEIPATPPGSAVAKRYGLQILFSVAGLIPLVGTLASFGALLDYLWPLWDDKNQALHDKVASTYVIRT; encoded by the coding sequence GTGAGCTCTCAAGCAGCAGGTTGGTACGACGACCCCGAGGACCCGTCGCAGCAGCGGTACTGGGACGGCAACGCCTGGACGGATCAGCGTCGCCCGCAGCAGGGGCCGCCGCCGTTCCAGGGGCAGTTCGGCCAGCCGCGGCCGGCTGATGCCCCGAGGTACGGACAGTCCGCCCAGCACGGCCAGGTGTTCGGCGGCGCACAGCCGAGCCAACCGCAGTACGGCCAGCAGGGTCAGCCGCAGTACGGCCAGCAGCAGCCGCAGCACGGCCAGCAGGGTCAGCCGCAGTACGGGCAGAACCAACCGCAGTACGGGCAGCAGAGCCAACCGCAGTACGGACAGCCGGGGCCGCCGCAGTACGGGCAGCGGATCGAGCCGGAGCCGCCGCAGTACGGGCAGCGAGTTCCGCAGCAGGGCGGCTACCAGCCCTACCCGCAGGGCGGCTACCAGCCGCACCCGCAGGCCGGTCAGGGCTTCGGGTACCCCGGGCAGCGGCTCAACACCACGCCGGACGGCCGGCAGCTCTCCGGCTGGTGGCGCCGGGTGTTCGCCAAGATCATCGACAGCATCATCGTCTGGATCATCGGCCTCCCGCTGACCGGCTACTTCTACTACCAGTACTCGCAGTCGCTGGTGGACTACTTCGTCGACACGATGCGGGCCGCGGAGGCCGGTACGCCGGCGTCGACCGCCACGCTGCCGCCCGAGGTCTACAAGTGGATGATCCCGGCCACCCTCATCGGTTTCGCGGTGTCGTTCGCGTACGAGTACCTCTTCCTCACGAAGAAGGGCGCGACGCCGGGCAAGATGGCCCTCAATATCAGGGTCCACTACGTACCGGCTGTCCTGACGCACGGCACCGAGATCCCCGCCACGCCGCCGGGATCGGCGGTGGCCAAGCGCTACGGCCTGCAGATCCTGTTCAGCGTGGCCGGGCTGATCCCGCTGGTCGGCACGCTGGCCAGCTTCGGCGCGCTGCTCGACTACCTCTGGCCGCTGTGGGACGACAAGAACCAGGCGCTGCACGACAAGGTCGCGTCGACGTACGTCATCCGTACCTGA
- a CDS encoding DUF4395 domain-containing protein, which translates to MSEQQTAHKVDPRGLRFAAGVTTVVLALTLVLNSPWPLAVQAVVFAISVAFGVQASPYGLLFKRLVRPRLGPPKELEDAAPPRFAQLVGLVFAVAGLVGFLTGATVLGVVATGFALVAAFVNAAVGLCLGCEAYLLIHRIRTPSTATN; encoded by the coding sequence ATGTCCGAACAACAGACGGCACACAAGGTCGACCCGCGGGGTCTCCGGTTCGCTGCCGGCGTCACCACGGTCGTCCTCGCGCTGACGCTCGTACTGAACAGTCCCTGGCCGCTCGCGGTGCAAGCCGTGGTGTTCGCGATCTCGGTCGCGTTCGGCGTCCAGGCGTCGCCGTACGGGCTGCTGTTCAAGCGGCTGGTCCGCCCCCGGCTGGGCCCGCCGAAGGAGCTGGAGGACGCGGCCCCGCCGCGGTTCGCCCAGCTGGTCGGCCTGGTCTTCGCGGTCGCCGGTCTGGTCGGGTTCCTGACCGGCGCCACCGTGCTGGGAGTGGTCGCCACCGGATTCGCCCTGGTGGCCGCGTTCGTGAACGCGGCCGTCGGGCTCTGCCTCGGTTGCGAGGCCTATCTGCTGATCCACCGCATTCGTACGCCATCCACCGCTACCAACTGA
- a CDS encoding DUF4352 domain-containing protein: protein MRGRTLLNVALTLAVLVAIVGLYRLTPTQQDIQDPTPVKGAVGRAVQTPRFDLTVDDVRAGKKLRIPRAAPDRDSLTAFVVVDATVTANREPMHIFDVRIRAADGVTYLGANRSGLDRVDLTGTEFAPGIPVRGSFVVEMPADKVPGATLQVMEKSAMNELEPQITVPLGPDPLEVRDVVDLTAASDT from the coding sequence GTGAGGGGCCGCACACTGCTCAACGTCGCCCTCACACTGGCCGTGCTGGTCGCGATCGTCGGCCTGTACCGGCTGACGCCGACCCAGCAGGACATCCAGGATCCGACCCCGGTGAAGGGTGCCGTGGGGCGTGCGGTGCAGACCCCGCGGTTCGACCTGACCGTCGACGACGTCCGGGCCGGCAAGAAGCTCCGGATCCCGCGGGCGGCGCCGGACCGCGACTCGCTGACCGCCTTCGTGGTCGTCGACGCGACCGTCACCGCCAACCGGGAGCCGATGCACATCTTCGACGTCCGGATCAGGGCCGCCGACGGTGTCACCTATCTCGGCGCCAACCGCAGCGGCCTCGACCGGGTCGACCTGACCGGGACCGAGTTCGCGCCGGGCATTCCGGTCCGCGGCTCGTTCGTGGTCGAGATGCCGGCCGACAAGGTGCCCGGGGCAACGTTGCAGGTGATGGAGAAGTCGGCGATGAACGAGCTCGAGCCACAGATCACGGTCCCGCTCGGACCGGACCCGCTCGAGGTGCGGGACGTCGTCGACCTGACTGCTGCGAGCGACACGTGA
- a CDS encoding HIT family protein, with amino-acid sequence MDACVFCGLISADSARWIAKEDTAVAFLPLPGEEIAPGHTLVVPRRHTTAGLLDAHPDDLGRVVDLAQRIAQKMVDKLGATGVCLLNASGPDSGRSVDHLHLHVVPRYPGDGDDCLPWPTGRSRHRLSTDPQVLLST; translated from the coding sequence ATGGATGCCTGTGTCTTCTGCGGCCTCATTTCCGCCGACTCGGCCCGCTGGATCGCCAAAGAGGACACCGCGGTCGCGTTCCTCCCGCTGCCGGGCGAGGAGATCGCGCCGGGGCACACCCTGGTCGTTCCGCGTCGTCACACGACCGCAGGTCTGCTGGACGCACACCCGGACGATCTGGGCCGCGTGGTCGACCTGGCCCAGCGCATCGCACAGAAGATGGTGGACAAGCTGGGGGCGACCGGCGTGTGCCTGCTGAACGCCAGCGGGCCGGACTCCGGGCGCAGCGTCGACCACCTCCATCTGCACGTCGTGCCGCGGTACCCCGGGGACGGTGACGACTGTCTGCCCTGGCCGACCGGCCGCTCCCGGCACCGGCTCAGCACGGATCCACAGGTGCTTCTCAGCACGTGA
- a CDS encoding thioredoxin domain-containing protein, giving the protein MSLGLWVLAGAVAAGVVLSALKAWVDGRFRGKSEDDVERVTAAELGGELGERATLLQFSSAFCAPCRATRRTLAEVETMVDGVRHVELDAESHLELVRRLDILRTPTTLVLDGTGAVVKRASGAPRKPDVIAALAVAMDRQPS; this is encoded by the coding sequence GTGAGCCTGGGACTGTGGGTACTTGCCGGCGCGGTAGCTGCCGGTGTGGTGCTCAGTGCGCTCAAGGCCTGGGTCGATGGGCGGTTTCGCGGGAAGAGCGAGGACGACGTGGAGCGGGTGACGGCCGCCGAGCTGGGCGGGGAGCTGGGCGAGCGGGCGACGCTGCTGCAGTTCTCGTCGGCGTTCTGTGCGCCGTGCCGCGCCACGCGGCGGACGCTGGCCGAGGTCGAGACCATGGTCGACGGTGTGCGCCACGTCGAGCTGGACGCGGAGTCGCACCTGGAGCTGGTCCGGCGGCTGGACATCCTGCGTACGCCGACCACGCTGGTGCTGGACGGCACCGGTGCGGTGGTGAAGCGCGCCAGCGGAGCGCCCCGGAAGCCGGACGTGATCGCGGCGCTGGCAGTTGCGATGGACCGCCAGCCGAGCTGA
- the arfB gene encoding alternative ribosome rescue aminoacyl-tRNA hydrolase ArfB, whose product MTVRSGVVIPEAELAWRFSRSSGPGGQSVNTTDSRVELSFDVAGTSALSDVLKTRALERLQSRLVDGVVTIAASEYKSQWRNREAARERLAELLREAIAPPPRKRRPTKPSKASVRRRLDDKKRRGETKRLRGRPHD is encoded by the coding sequence GTGACCGTACGGTCCGGGGTGGTGATTCCCGAGGCAGAGCTTGCGTGGCGGTTCTCGCGATCGAGCGGGCCGGGCGGGCAGTCGGTGAACACCACGGACAGCCGGGTCGAGCTGAGCTTCGACGTGGCGGGTACGTCGGCGTTGAGCGACGTACTGAAGACGCGGGCGCTCGAGCGGCTCCAGTCGCGGCTGGTGGACGGAGTGGTGACGATCGCCGCGTCGGAGTACAAGTCGCAGTGGCGCAACCGGGAGGCGGCGCGCGAACGGCTGGCGGAGCTGCTGCGGGAGGCGATCGCTCCGCCGCCCCGCAAACGCCGGCCGACCAAGCCGAGCAAGGCGTCGGTACGGCGCCGGCTCGACGACAAGAAACGCCGCGGCGAAACGAAGCGCCTCCGCGGCCGCCCGCACGACTGA
- a CDS encoding MoaD/ThiS family protein yields MPEVTIRYFAAARSAAGESSATAEAGSIGDLVTKVSSDRPELARVLSICTFLLDGERADPSTPLTQGAVVDALPPFAGG; encoded by the coding sequence ATGCCGGAAGTGACCATCAGGTACTTCGCTGCCGCGCGGTCGGCCGCGGGCGAGTCGTCGGCGACCGCGGAGGCGGGGTCGATCGGCGACCTGGTCACCAAGGTGTCGAGCGACAGGCCGGAGCTCGCGCGGGTGCTGTCGATCTGCACCTTCCTCCTGGACGGTGAGCGCGCCGACCCGAGTACGCCGCTCACGCAGGGCGCCGTCGTCGACGCCCTTCCGCCCTTCGCGGGTGGCTGA
- a CDS encoding sulfurtransferase → MSRESALVSADWVEEHKTDDGVVLIEVDEDVSAYDAGHIAGAIKLDWKDDLQDPVRRDFVNKEQFEALLSERGVKNDDTVVLYGGNNNWFAAYAYWYFKLYGHGDVRLLDGGRKRWELDSRELTDEVVKRDATEYKAKDPDLTIRAFRDEVGEAIGVKNLVDVRSPDEYAGRLLAPAHLPQEQAQRAGHIPTAANIPWSKAANDDGTFRADDELKQLYADAGVDFGKDTIAYCRIGERSAHTWFVLHEILGQENVKNYDGSWTEWGSLVGVPVALGDEPGKA, encoded by the coding sequence ATGAGCAGGGAATCCGCGCTCGTCTCGGCCGACTGGGTCGAGGAGCACAAGACTGACGACGGCGTTGTCCTGATCGAGGTCGACGAAGACGTCTCGGCGTACGACGCCGGCCACATCGCCGGAGCGATCAAGCTGGACTGGAAGGACGACCTGCAGGACCCGGTCCGGCGGGACTTCGTGAACAAGGAGCAGTTCGAGGCGCTGCTGTCCGAGCGCGGCGTCAAGAACGACGACACGGTCGTGCTGTACGGCGGCAACAACAACTGGTTCGCGGCGTACGCGTACTGGTACTTCAAGCTCTACGGCCACGGTGATGTCCGGCTGCTCGACGGCGGCCGCAAGCGCTGGGAGCTGGACAGCCGCGAGCTGACCGACGAGGTCGTGAAGCGCGACGCCACGGAGTACAAGGCGAAGGACCCGGACCTGACCATCCGCGCCTTCCGCGACGAGGTCGGCGAGGCCATCGGCGTGAAGAACCTGGTCGACGTCCGGAGCCCCGACGAGTACGCCGGCCGGCTGCTCGCGCCGGCGCACCTCCCGCAGGAGCAGGCGCAGCGCGCGGGCCACATCCCGACCGCCGCGAACATCCCGTGGAGCAAGGCGGCCAACGACGACGGCACGTTCCGCGCCGACGACGAGCTCAAGCAGCTGTACGCCGACGCGGGTGTGGACTTCGGCAAGGACACCATCGCGTACTGCCGGATCGGTGAGCGCTCGGCGCACACCTGGTTCGTGCTGCACGAGATCCTCGGCCAGGAGAACGTGAAGAACTACGACGGATCCTGGACCGAGTGGGGTTCGCTGGTCGGCGTACCCGTTGCCCTCGGCGACGAGCCCGGAAAGGCCTGA